A window of Streptomyces sp. DG1A-41 contains these coding sequences:
- the glmS gene encoding glutamine--fructose-6-phosphate transaminase (isomerizing) → MCGIVGYIGKRDVAPLLLEGLQRLEYRGYDSAGVVITSPKASGLKMVKAKGRVRDLEAKVPARFKGTTGIAHTRWATHGAPSDVNAHPHLDHEGKVAVVHNGIIDNASDLRRKLEADGVEFLSETDTEVLVHLIARSQATKLEDKVRETLRLIEGTYGIAVLHADFPDRIVVARNGSPVVLGIGEKEMFVASDIAALVAHTRQVVTLDDGEMATLKADDFRTYTTEGTRTTAEPTTVEWEAASYDMGGHDTYMHKEIHEQADAVDRVLRGRIDDRFSTVHLGGLNLDAREARRIRRVKILGCGTSYHAGMIGAQMIEELARIPADAEPASEFRYRNAVVDPDTLYIAVSQSGETYDVLAAVQELKRKGARVLGVVNVVGSAIAREADGGIYVHAGPEVCVVSTKCFTNTTVAFALLALHLGRTRDLSVRDGKRIIEGLRKLPAQIAEIMEHEEDVKKLALQFAEARSMLFIGRVRGYPVAREASLKLKEVSYIHAEAYPASELKHGPLALIEPALPTVAIVPDDDLLEKNRAAMEEIKARSGKILAVAHQHQEKADETIVVPKNEDELDPILMGIPLQLLAYHTALALGRDIDKPRNLAKSVTVE, encoded by the coding sequence GCCGCGTCCGCGATCTGGAGGCCAAGGTCCCGGCCCGCTTCAAGGGCACCACCGGCATCGCCCACACCCGCTGGGCCACCCACGGCGCCCCCTCCGACGTCAACGCCCACCCGCACCTCGACCACGAGGGCAAGGTCGCCGTCGTCCACAACGGCATCATCGACAACGCCTCCGACCTGCGCCGCAAGCTGGAAGCGGACGGCGTCGAGTTCCTCTCCGAGACCGACACCGAGGTCCTCGTCCACCTCATCGCCCGCTCGCAGGCCACCAAGCTGGAGGACAAGGTCCGCGAGACCCTCCGGCTCATCGAGGGCACGTACGGCATCGCCGTGCTGCACGCCGACTTCCCCGACCGGATCGTCGTCGCCCGCAACGGCTCCCCCGTCGTCCTCGGCATCGGCGAGAAGGAGATGTTCGTCGCCTCGGACATCGCCGCGCTGGTCGCCCACACCCGCCAGGTAGTCACGCTGGACGACGGCGAGATGGCCACCCTGAAGGCCGACGACTTCCGCACGTACACGACGGAGGGCACCCGCACCACCGCGGAGCCCACCACCGTGGAGTGGGAGGCCGCCTCCTACGACATGGGCGGCCACGACACCTACATGCACAAGGAGATCCACGAGCAGGCCGACGCCGTGGACCGCGTGCTGCGCGGCCGCATCGACGACCGCTTCTCCACCGTGCACCTGGGCGGCCTGAACCTGGACGCCCGCGAGGCCCGGCGGATCCGCCGCGTGAAGATCCTCGGCTGCGGCACCTCGTACCACGCGGGCATGATCGGCGCCCAGATGATCGAGGAGCTGGCCCGCATCCCCGCCGACGCCGAACCGGCCTCGGAGTTCCGCTACCGCAACGCGGTCGTCGACCCCGACACCCTCTACATCGCCGTCTCCCAGTCCGGCGAGACCTACGACGTCCTGGCCGCCGTGCAGGAGCTGAAGCGCAAGGGCGCGCGGGTCCTGGGCGTGGTGAACGTGGTCGGCTCCGCGATCGCCCGCGAGGCCGACGGCGGCATCTACGTCCACGCGGGCCCGGAGGTCTGCGTCGTCTCCACGAAGTGCTTCACGAACACCACGGTGGCCTTCGCGCTCCTCGCCCTCCACCTGGGCCGCACCCGCGACCTCTCGGTCCGTGACGGCAAGCGGATCATCGAGGGCCTGCGCAAGCTGCCCGCCCAGATCGCCGAGATCATGGAGCACGAGGAGGACGTCAAGAAGCTGGCCCTCCAGTTCGCCGAGGCCCGCTCGATGCTCTTCATCGGCCGCGTGCGGGGCTACCCGGTGGCCCGCGAGGCCTCCCTGAAGCTCAAGGAGGTCTCCTACATCCACGCCGAGGCCTACCCCGCCTCCGAGCTCAAGCACGGCCCCCTGGCCCTGATCGAGCCCGCCCTCCCCACGGTCGCGATCGTCCCCGACGACGACCTCCTGGAGAAGAACCGCGCCGCCATGGAGGAGATCAAGGCCCGCAGCGGCAAGATCCTGGCGGTAGCCCACCAGCACCAGGAGAAGGCCGACGAAACCATCGTCGTCCCCAAGAACGAGGACGAACTCGACCCCATCCTGATGGGCATCCCCCTCCAACTCCTCGCGTACCACACAGCACTGGCGCTCGGACGGGACATCGACAAGCCCCGCAACCTGGCCAAGTCGGTGACAGTCGAGTAG
- a CDS encoding GPR1/FUN34/YaaH family transporter: MDKDVSAGSGITTVAGRLALGITLLAFGLGHTAVIDGVSAADAVSIARYVGGIALFVAGLLALRAGDSVGGTAFSVLGALWFTWAVSAGASGNEAGSFLLLFALVVLSLTLAGGEQLGQVVHGLFFAALLLTAIAEFAGNDGFAKVGGWFAVAAGAVAWYAATAALAHWPTALPRRAAGRGVTATG, encoded by the coding sequence GTGGACAAAGACGTCTCCGCGGGAAGCGGAATCACCACCGTGGCCGGTCGACTCGCCCTGGGAATCACCCTGTTGGCCTTCGGGCTGGGGCATACCGCTGTGATCGACGGGGTGTCGGCTGCTGACGCCGTGTCAATCGCCCGGTACGTGGGCGGCATCGCCCTCTTCGTCGCCGGACTGCTGGCCCTGCGGGCCGGGGACTCCGTCGGTGGTACGGCGTTCTCGGTGCTCGGGGCCCTGTGGTTCACCTGGGCCGTGTCGGCGGGTGCCTCCGGCAATGAGGCAGGGTCCTTCCTGCTGTTGTTCGCCCTCGTGGTGCTGTCTCTGACGCTCGCGGGCGGGGAGCAGCTCGGTCAGGTGGTCCACGGGCTGTTCTTCGCCGCCCTGTTGCTCACGGCGATCGCCGAGTTCGCCGGTAACGACGGGTTCGCCAAGGTGGGTGGATGGTTCGCCGTGGCTGCGGGGGCAGTGGCGTGGTACGCGGCCACCGCGGCGCTCGCGCACTGGCCCACGGCGCTTCCGCGACGCGCTGCCGGCCGGGGAGTGACGGCCACCGGTTAG
- a CDS encoding universal stress protein produces MAGHEFFEPADRKRPVADPTAAEPLAAEEPRHSCDPAFKHGVVVGFDGSTSSERALAYAIGMAHRSGSGLIIVHVANRLPTTVWAGCEPPVFVDVPDHRTEVLGLELACADYLAEVPWILVERGGDICHELEEVGREYEADAIVVGSTHGLVGRIFGSVAGRLAKRAKRPVVVIP; encoded by the coding sequence ATGGCCGGTCACGAATTCTTCGAACCCGCGGACCGCAAGCGGCCCGTCGCCGATCCCACGGCGGCCGAGCCCCTGGCGGCGGAAGAGCCACGCCACTCCTGCGATCCCGCCTTCAAGCACGGGGTCGTCGTCGGCTTCGACGGCTCCACGTCCAGTGAGCGCGCCCTGGCCTACGCGATCGGCATGGCCCATCGCTCCGGGTCGGGCCTGATCATCGTCCACGTCGCCAACCGGCTGCCGACCACGGTGTGGGCCGGCTGCGAGCCGCCCGTGTTCGTGGACGTGCCGGACCACCGGACCGAGGTGCTCGGGCTGGAACTGGCCTGTGCGGACTACCTCGCCGAGGTGCCCTGGATCCTGGTCGAGCGCGGCGGCGACATCTGCCACGAACTCGAAGAGGTCGGCCGGGAGTACGAGGCCGACGCGATCGTCGTCGGGTCGACCCACGGCCTCGTCGGGCGGATCTTCGGCTCCGTCGCGGGACGGCTCGCCAAGCGGGCGAAGCGGCCCGTCGTCGTCATTCCCTGA
- a CDS encoding helix-turn-helix domain-containing protein, with amino-acid sequence MSHDSTAAPEAAARKLSGRRRKEIVAVLLFSGGPIFESSIPLSVFGIDRQDAGVPRYRLLVCGGEDGPLRTTGGLELSTPHGLEAISRAGTVVVPAWRSITSPPPDEALDALRRAHEEGARIVGLCTGAFVLAAAGLLDGRPATTHWMYAPTLAKRYPSVHVDPRELFVDDGDVLTSAGTAAGIDLCLHIVRTDHGNEAAGALARRLVVPPRRSGGQERYLDRSLPEEIGADPLAEVVAWALEHLHEQFDVETLAARAYMSRRTFDRRFRSLTGSAPLQWLITQRVLQAQRLLETSDYSVDEVAGRCGFRSPVALRGHFRRQLGSSPAAYRAAYRARRPQGERPQDTEAAQGGAGSGMPGHGGHPGQPPASLHPEHPVPLQPRRTAAASAVGSSQALSATASTASDNGREAYVPSRASLPGQRSAT; translated from the coding sequence ATGAGCCACGACTCCACTGCCGCGCCGGAAGCCGCGGCCCGGAAGCTTTCCGGGCGACGCCGCAAGGAGATCGTCGCGGTGCTGCTGTTCAGCGGCGGCCCCATCTTCGAGAGTTCCATACCGTTGTCGGTGTTCGGGATCGACCGCCAGGACGCCGGCGTACCGCGCTACCGACTGCTGGTGTGCGGCGGCGAGGACGGCCCACTGCGGACCACAGGGGGCCTGGAACTCAGCACACCGCATGGCCTCGAAGCGATCTCGCGCGCGGGCACGGTCGTCGTACCGGCCTGGCGTTCGATCACTTCTCCGCCACCGGACGAGGCGCTCGACGCGCTGCGCCGGGCACACGAGGAGGGCGCCCGCATCGTCGGGCTGTGCACCGGCGCCTTCGTCCTCGCGGCGGCGGGCCTGCTGGACGGCCGGCCCGCGACGACACACTGGATGTACGCGCCGACGCTGGCGAAACGCTATCCGTCGGTGCACGTCGATCCGCGGGAGCTGTTCGTCGACGACGGTGACGTGCTGACGTCGGCCGGCACGGCCGCGGGCATCGACCTGTGCCTGCACATCGTGCGCACGGACCACGGCAACGAGGCGGCAGGGGCCCTGGCCCGGCGCCTCGTCGTGCCCCCGCGCCGAAGCGGCGGCCAGGAGCGCTATCTCGACAGGTCTTTACCAGAGGAGATCGGCGCCGACCCGCTCGCCGAGGTCGTCGCCTGGGCGCTGGAACACCTCCACGAACAGTTCGACGTGGAGACGCTGGCGGCACGCGCGTACATGAGCCGTCGTACGTTCGACCGCCGCTTCCGCTCGCTGACCGGGAGCGCCCCGTTGCAGTGGCTGATCACGCAGCGGGTGCTCCAGGCGCAGCGCCTGCTGGAGACGTCGGACTACTCGGTGGACGAGGTGGCGGGGCGCTGCGGCTTCCGGTCGCCGGTCGCCCTGCGCGGGCACTTCCGCCGCCAGCTGGGCTCGTCGCCGGCCGCGTACCGGGCGGCGTACCGCGCCCGTCGCCCCCAGGGCGAGCGGCCCCAGGACACCGAGGCCGCCCAGGGCGGAGCGGGGTCCGGCATGCCGGGCCACGGGGGGCATCCCGGGCAGCCGCCCGCCTCGCTGCACCCGGAGCACCCCGTCCCGCTTCAGCCCCGCCGTACGGCGGCGGCGAGCGCTGTCGGATCGTCCCAGGCCCTGTCCGCGACGGCGTCGACGGCGTCCGACAACGGCCGGGAGGCGTACGTGCCGAGCCGGGCGAGTCTGCCGGGGCAGCGCAGCGCGACGTGA